Proteins from a single region of Dyadobacter fanqingshengii:
- the bshB1 gene encoding bacillithiol biosynthesis deacetylase BshB1 has protein sequence MKLDILAITAHPDDVELCCAGTLLSQIALGKKVGIVDLTRGELGTRGTPEGRIQEAKNAAAIMNISVRDNAGLADGFFANNEAHQKAIIPYIRKYQPDIVITNAVDDRHPDHGRAGQLVSDSCFYSGLRMVKTFDEQGNEQEAWRPKHVFHTVQDRYITPDFIVDITNVHDKKVEAIRAFESQFFVPSYNSDEPQSYISSPDFLEFVIARAREMGHAIGVTFGEGFTTSKKLGVRDLSAFI, from the coding sequence ATGAAACTAGATATTCTCGCCATCACAGCCCACCCTGACGATGTAGAACTTTGCTGTGCCGGCACATTGCTGTCACAGATTGCCCTTGGTAAGAAAGTAGGCATTGTTGACCTGACGCGCGGCGAGCTCGGCACACGCGGAACGCCCGAAGGAAGGATACAGGAAGCAAAGAATGCAGCAGCGATCATGAATATTTCCGTTCGCGACAATGCAGGATTGGCGGATGGTTTTTTTGCCAATAACGAGGCACACCAAAAAGCGATCATTCCATATATCCGTAAATATCAGCCGGATATCGTCATTACCAACGCCGTTGACGACCGGCACCCCGATCATGGCCGCGCCGGGCAGCTTGTTTCAGACAGTTGCTTTTACTCTGGTTTACGCATGGTAAAAACGTTTGATGAACAAGGAAATGAGCAGGAAGCCTGGCGTCCGAAACACGTTTTTCACACCGTGCAGGATCGCTACATTACGCCTGACTTCATTGTTGACATTACTAATGTCCATGATAAAAAAGTTGAAGCCATCCGCGCTTTTGAAAGTCAGTTTTTCGTACCAAGCTACAACAGCGACGAGCCGCAGAGCTATATTTCTTCCCCCGATTTCCTCGAATTTGTCATCGCCCGCGCCCGCGAAATGGGCCATGCGATCGGTGTGACATTTGGAGAAGGATTTACAACTTCTAAAAAACTGGGTGTCAGGGATTTGTCTGCATTTATTTAA
- a CDS encoding M23 family metallopeptidase has product MKVKLIVSLLMIVCLISWNTQAQERGKFKRNPKINQSGNNANEGPTRVSTPQPEDEYQVETSNLRFQSQFEPVKPLNPVVSEDTTTIDEGETDVVEVVDSLLVADEWVKSAEYYVIWDARTINPYGLSPLEFDEPVELTLYDPAVNRMWATPMTETKPTSNFGYRWGRWHNGSDLDLETGDTVRSTYDGMVRIVAFDGSGYGRFIVVRHYNGLETLYGHLSKQLVESGQIVKAGDVIGLGGNTGRSTGSHLHYENRYEGNPFDPRNIFDWEGKAIKSDHFLLTSNVWSHLRGKSNKSEFASGDAPVAYTRSILHKVRSGETLSSIAGRYGVSISSVARKNRISTRSTLRVGQKLRIK; this is encoded by the coding sequence ATGAAAGTAAAGCTTATTGTAAGTTTGCTAATGATCGTGTGTTTGATCTCCTGGAACACGCAAGCGCAAGAGCGAGGAAAATTCAAAAGAAATCCAAAAATCAATCAGTCCGGAAACAACGCCAACGAAGGACCTACAAGAGTAAGCACACCGCAGCCTGAAGACGAATATCAAGTAGAGACGTCCAACCTTAGATTCCAGAGCCAGTTTGAACCCGTAAAACCGCTTAACCCGGTTGTGAGCGAGGATACCACCACCATTGACGAAGGCGAAACCGACGTTGTAGAAGTGGTCGATTCGTTGCTTGTGGCGGATGAATGGGTTAAGTCAGCCGAATATTATGTAATCTGGGATGCACGCACCATTAACCCTTACGGACTAAGCCCGCTGGAATTCGACGAGCCTGTTGAACTCACATTATATGATCCGGCCGTAAACAGAATGTGGGCAACGCCGATGACGGAAACGAAACCTACATCCAATTTTGGTTACCGCTGGGGAAGATGGCACAATGGAAGCGACCTGGATCTGGAAACGGGCGACACCGTTCGTTCAACTTATGATGGCATGGTCCGCATTGTTGCATTTGACGGAAGCGGATACGGACGTTTTATTGTGGTAAGACATTATAATGGCCTTGAAACATTGTATGGGCATTTATCCAAACAACTCGTAGAATCCGGGCAGATTGTAAAAGCAGGGGACGTGATTGGGCTCGGCGGGAATACAGGCCGCAGTACGGGTTCCCATTTGCATTATGAAAACCGCTACGAAGGAAACCCGTTTGATCCGAGAAATATTTTTGACTGGGAAGGAAAGGCCATCAAATCAGATCACTTTCTGCTGACCAGCAATGTGTGGAGCCATTTGCGGGGTAAATCAAACAAAAGTGAATTTGCTTCCGGAGACGCGCCTGTGGCTTACACTCGCTCCATTTTACATAAAGTACGCTCAGGCGAAACGCTTTCTTCCATTGCCGGAAGATATGGCGTGAGCATTTCATCCGTTGCCCGAAAAAACCGCATTTCTACCCGTTCAACATTAAGGGTCGGACAGAAACTGCGCATTAAATAA
- the trxB gene encoding thioredoxin-disulfide reductase encodes MTSEKVSCLIIGSGPAGYTAAIYASRAGLNPVLYQGAQPGGQLTITTEVDNYPGYPDGITGPEMMINFEKQAKRFGTDIRYGLATAVDFTTHPLKVTIDNKHEIEADSVIVSTGASAKWLGLPDEERLNGRGVSACAVCDGFFFRGQDVVVVGAGDTAAEEASYLAKLARKVYLLVRRDEMRASKIMQKRVEMLPNIEILWNTETIKLNGEDGLESVLVKNNKTGEEQLLEATGFFVAIGHKPNTDIFKGYLNMDETGYIQTVKGSSCTNIKGVFACGDAQDNVYRQAITAAGTGCMAALDAERYLMEREVESIIEETA; translated from the coding sequence ATGACATCCGAGAAAGTATCTTGCTTAATCATTGGCTCCGGTCCTGCCGGATATACAGCCGCTATATATGCTTCCAGGGCAGGATTAAATCCTGTACTTTACCAAGGCGCGCAACCTGGCGGCCAGCTTACCATTACTACGGAGGTTGATAACTATCCGGGTTATCCCGATGGCATTACCGGCCCCGAAATGATGATCAATTTTGAAAAACAAGCCAAACGCTTCGGAACGGACATTCGTTACGGACTGGCTACGGCGGTTGATTTTACAACGCATCCGCTTAAAGTTACTATTGATAATAAACACGAAATCGAAGCGGATTCAGTGATCGTTTCCACGGGTGCTTCTGCCAAATGGCTTGGACTACCTGACGAAGAGCGCTTAAACGGACGCGGCGTTTCTGCCTGTGCTGTGTGCGATGGTTTCTTTTTCCGCGGACAAGACGTTGTTGTTGTCGGTGCTGGTGATACAGCTGCCGAAGAAGCAAGTTATTTGGCCAAATTAGCCCGCAAAGTGTATTTATTGGTTCGTCGTGACGAAATGCGTGCTTCGAAGATCATGCAGAAACGCGTTGAAATGTTGCCGAACATTGAGATCCTTTGGAATACGGAAACCATTAAACTAAATGGTGAAGACGGACTGGAATCTGTTTTGGTAAAAAATAATAAAACCGGCGAGGAGCAACTTTTGGAAGCAACCGGGTTCTTTGTAGCAATCGGCCACAAACCTAACACGGATATTTTTAAAGGATATCTGAACATGGATGAAACCGGTTACATTCAAACTGTGAAAGGAAGCTCCTGCACGAATATCAAAGGTGTGTTTGCTTGCGGTGATGCGCAGGATAATGTTTACAGGCAAGCCATTACGGCTGCCGGAACTGGTTGTATGGCTGCATTGGATGCCGAACGATATCTCATGGAACGTGAAGTAGAGAGTATTATCGAAGAAACAGCTTAA
- a CDS encoding OmpA family protein, producing MENVVTNPQVYEYSIMHRAALFLLFFFLFIFNFTHAQDATLSRKARETYEKAQEAWQARKLPDAIALFEKVLEQEPNSYDANLRLAQIYELQRNADLTKKYYSKAIQLRPSTPQSAAALQWMGRYHFEAQRYDSAQVYFERALALFPAKSSLARLAEKAIASSKFAREAVKNPLSIQKRSLGDTINFLNTQYFPVMTADNETLIFTGLTENRDENIYTTHRIKGGSGADRWDVPEEISASINTTNNEGTCSVSADGRTLVFTACNRPDGYGSCDLYIARKEGKDWSAPLNLGQEINTRDWESQPSLSADGHMLYFASDRKGGQGKRDIWVTKLDEKGKWTAPKNLGAHINTADEENAPFIHANGRTLFYASNGFPGMGGFDIFISQRTDTIWSQSINIGYPINTIADQVGLFIASDGQKAYYTDDGSEGKGRSLLYTFNLPQQVKDMIVPTRYAKGKVFDKKTNTPLASAIDLFDLKTQQKVGEFSSDGKTGSFLAVLNNGGEYAFYVSKTGYLFKSLSFTVNDSTSFVDLDIPLEAIEKDRAEVLNNIFFKTGEYSLDEKSKVELGKMVDFLGKNKTVKIEISGHTDDVGSDTENMELSRQRAQSVQQYLQQSGIVADRITFKGYGETQPVAPNDSQENRQKNRRIEWRIL from the coding sequence ATGGAAAATGTCGTTACAAACCCACAAGTATATGAATATTCCATAATGCACCGCGCCGCTCTATTTTTGCTTTTTTTCTTTCTGTTTATATTTAATTTCACGCACGCACAGGATGCAACATTGTCCCGAAAAGCCCGTGAAACTTATGAAAAAGCGCAGGAAGCCTGGCAGGCCCGAAAGCTACCCGACGCCATTGCACTCTTCGAGAAAGTCCTTGAACAGGAACCCAATAGTTACGATGCAAATCTAAGGCTTGCGCAGATCTACGAGCTGCAACGAAACGCCGATCTTACCAAGAAATATTACTCAAAAGCCATTCAGTTAAGGCCGTCGACGCCTCAGTCTGCGGCTGCCCTGCAATGGATGGGCCGCTATCATTTTGAGGCGCAGCGATACGATTCTGCGCAGGTTTATTTTGAAAGGGCCTTAGCATTGTTTCCTGCAAAATCGAGCCTTGCCCGGTTGGCAGAGAAAGCCATCGCTTCGTCCAAATTTGCCCGGGAAGCGGTGAAAAATCCGCTTAGCATTCAAAAAAGATCACTCGGCGACACCATCAACTTCCTGAATACGCAGTATTTTCCGGTGATGACAGCGGATAATGAGACATTGATCTTCACCGGATTAACCGAAAACCGCGACGAAAATATATACACCACACATCGCATTAAAGGCGGCAGCGGGGCGGACCGCTGGGACGTGCCGGAAGAAATTTCTGCGTCCATTAACACAACCAATAATGAAGGCACATGCAGTGTTTCCGCAGATGGCCGGACATTGGTTTTTACAGCATGCAACCGACCGGATGGTTATGGAAGCTGCGATCTTTATATTGCAAGAAAAGAAGGTAAGGATTGGAGTGCTCCGTTGAACCTGGGACAGGAAATCAATACGCGGGACTGGGAATCGCAGCCGTCCTTATCGGCTGACGGCCATATGCTTTACTTCGCTTCGGACCGTAAGGGTGGACAAGGCAAGCGGGATATTTGGGTTACAAAACTCGATGAAAAAGGAAAATGGACTGCACCAAAAAATCTGGGAGCACACATTAATACGGCAGACGAGGAAAATGCACCATTCATCCACGCTAACGGGAGAACGCTATTCTACGCCTCAAACGGCTTTCCGGGCATGGGTGGCTTTGATATTTTTATCTCTCAGCGTACGGATACGATCTGGTCGCAATCCATAAACATTGGCTATCCCATCAACACCATTGCCGATCAGGTAGGACTTTTTATCGCTTCCGATGGCCAGAAAGCATATTATACGGACGATGGCTCGGAAGGAAAAGGGCGCTCGCTGCTTTATACATTTAATTTGCCGCAGCAGGTGAAGGACATGATCGTGCCCACGCGTTATGCGAAGGGAAAGGTTTTTGATAAGAAAACGAACACACCACTAGCCTCCGCTATCGACCTTTTTGACTTGAAAACGCAGCAAAAAGTCGGAGAATTCTCGTCTGATGGCAAAACGGGTTCTTTTCTCGCTGTGCTGAACAATGGTGGCGAATATGCATTTTATGTATCCAAAACAGGCTATTTGTTCAAAAGCCTATCATTCACCGTGAATGATTCGACCTCATTCGTAGACCTGGATATTCCTTTGGAAGCCATTGAAAAAGACCGGGCGGAAGTGCTGAACAATATATTTTTCAAAACCGGAGAATATAGTCTGGATGAAAAATCGAAAGTGGAGCTTGGGAAAATGGTGGATTTTTTGGGTAAAAATAAAACAGTCAAAATTGAAATTTCCGGCCATACGGACGATGTAGGTTCCGACACGGAAAATATGGAATTATCAAGGCAAAGAGCGCAGTCTGTACAGCAATATTTGCAGCAGTCGGGCATTGTTGCGGACAGGATCACATTCAAAGGTTACGGCGAAACACAGCCCGTTGCCCCAAACGACTCCCAGGAAAACCGCCAGAAGAACCGCAGAATCGAGTGGAGGATCCTTTAA
- a CDS encoding 7-carboxy-7-deazaguanine synthase QueE has product MEAFYTLQGEGQHSGRAAYFIRLGGCEVGCHWCDVKESWNADLHPKYNINNIVDGALKYPGRLAVITGGEPLMYNLDELTGQLQDAGFKTNIETSGVYPFTGHWDWVCFSPKKFKNPHPDIYKNANELKAIIYNKSDFEFAESHAALVSDECTLLLQPEWSKHEVMLPLIIDYIKDNPKWKMSLQTHKYMNIP; this is encoded by the coding sequence ATGGAGGCCTTCTACACCTTGCAGGGTGAAGGCCAGCATAGCGGGCGCGCTGCTTACTTTATCCGCCTCGGCGGCTGCGAAGTGGGCTGTCACTGGTGTGACGTGAAAGAATCCTGGAATGCGGATCTGCATCCAAAATATAACATTAATAACATTGTTGATGGCGCTTTAAAATATCCCGGCCGATTGGCGGTGATCACGGGTGGTGAGCCATTGATGTATAACCTCGACGAGCTGACTGGCCAGCTGCAAGACGCAGGTTTTAAAACCAACATTGAAACGTCCGGCGTATATCCGTTCACAGGACATTGGGATTGGGTGTGTTTTTCTCCCAAAAAATTCAAAAACCCACACCCGGACATTTATAAAAATGCCAACGAGCTTAAAGCCATTATTTATAACAAGAGTGATTTTGAATTTGCTGAATCACATGCCGCGCTGGTTTCTGACGAATGTACACTCCTATTACAGCCCGAATGGAGTAAGCACGAGGTGATGCTGCCTTTGATAATTGACTATATCAAAGACAATCCCAAATGGAAAATGTCGTTACAAACCCACAAGTATATGAATATTCCATAA
- the mnmE gene encoding tRNA uridine-5-carboxymethylaminomethyl(34) synthesis GTPase MnmE yields the protein MNAMPIHQQEVICALATPSGVGAIAIIRVSGLGSISMVKSIFKGKNLEEAESHTVHFGTIQAAGEIIDEVLVTVFKTPKSFTKEDSIEISCHGSDYIIRQILKLLITKGARIAKPGEFTQRAFLNGQFDLVQAEAVADLIAADSQASHKTALNQLRGGFSKKLASLRTELIHFASLIELELDFGEEDVEFAQRDDLRRLIEALLSTIAPLIDSFDFGNALKEGVPVAIIGSPNVGKSTLLNALLNEEKAIVTSIAGTTRDVIEDTIVLEGLKFRFIDTAGIRETTDLVESIGIERSKNAMEKADIVIFLFDSLETLRENQQLGALLPDGKQVLYVLNKIDIGGIATESLDALQNNIISISAKSQTGLSGLTNKLVSMVYGQSASDTVVTNLRHYEHLVKTHDALNDVLNGLETGVTGDFLAQDIRLSLHHLGEITGTIVTDDLLDNIFSKFCIGK from the coding sequence ATGAATGCAATGCCAATCCATCAGCAAGAAGTTATTTGTGCGCTCGCAACTCCCTCAGGCGTAGGTGCTATCGCCATTATCCGCGTCTCAGGACTCGGGTCCATTTCCATGGTAAAATCCATTTTTAAAGGTAAGAACCTGGAAGAAGCCGAGAGTCACACTGTTCATTTCGGGACAATTCAGGCAGCCGGAGAAATTATCGATGAAGTCCTCGTAACCGTTTTCAAAACACCAAAATCTTTCACAAAAGAAGATTCCATAGAAATTTCCTGCCACGGCTCCGACTACATTATCAGGCAAATATTAAAACTCCTCATCACAAAAGGAGCCAGAATAGCCAAACCTGGAGAATTCACCCAGCGCGCATTTCTAAACGGACAATTCGACCTAGTCCAAGCCGAAGCCGTAGCCGACCTCATCGCCGCAGACTCCCAAGCCAGTCACAAAACAGCATTAAACCAGCTAAGAGGCGGCTTTTCCAAAAAACTAGCCTCATTAAGAACAGAACTCATCCATTTCGCCTCCTTAATAGAGCTCGAACTGGACTTCGGCGAAGAAGACGTTGAATTCGCCCAACGCGACGATTTGCGCCGCCTAATAGAAGCGCTCCTAAGCACCATTGCCCCACTGATCGATTCTTTCGATTTTGGCAACGCATTAAAAGAAGGCGTCCCTGTCGCCATCATCGGCTCACCGAACGTCGGCAAATCCACATTGCTGAATGCGTTATTGAATGAAGAAAAAGCGATAGTAACCAGCATCGCTGGAACCACGCGTGATGTGATTGAGGATACGATTGTGCTGGAAGGTTTGAAATTCCGCTTTATCGACACAGCAGGAATTCGGGAAACGACGGATCTGGTGGAATCCATTGGAATTGAAAGATCCAAGAATGCAATGGAGAAAGCGGATATTGTGATTTTTCTGTTTGATAGTTTGGAGACGTTGCGGGAAAATCAGCAGCTGGGGGCGTTGCTGCCAGATGGGAAGCAGGTTTTGTATGTGCTTAATAAGATTGATATAGGAGGAATCGCGACGGAAAGCCTTGACGCGCTTCAAAATAACATCATCTCCATTTCAGCGAAATCACAAACCGGCTTGTCAGGGCTGACCAATAAGTTGGTTTCCATGGTTTACGGCCAATCTGCGAGCGATACAGTGGTTACTAACCTAAGGCATTATGAGCATTTGGTAAAAACGCATGATGCTTTGAATGATGTTTTAAATGGACTGGAGACCGGCGTTACGGGGGATTTTCTGGCGCAGGATATCCGCTTATCCTTGCATCACTTGGGCGAAATTACAGGGACTATTGTTACGGATGATCTATTGGATAATATTTTTTCGAAGTTTTGTATCGGAAAGTAG
- a CDS encoding secondary thiamine-phosphate synthase enzyme YjbQ: MKIFQQNITFRERRRGFHLITNDILQAMPQISEISAGMCQVFIQHTSASLTINENADPTVRKDFEMYFNKTVKENDPDYQHDYEGSDDMPAHLKASLLGSSVMIPIQNGRLALGTWQGIYLCEHRDRGGARGVVVTVWGV; encoded by the coding sequence ATGAAAATATTTCAGCAGAATATAACATTCCGTGAGAGGCGCCGTGGATTTCACCTGATCACGAACGACATCCTTCAAGCAATGCCCCAAATTTCAGAAATCAGCGCGGGCATGTGCCAGGTGTTCATTCAACACACATCTGCGTCGCTCACCATCAACGAAAACGCAGACCCCACCGTGCGGAAAGATTTTGAAATGTATTTCAATAAAACCGTCAAGGAAAACGACCCGGATTACCAGCACGACTATGAAGGCTCCGACGACATGCCCGCCCATTTGAAAGCCTCCCTCCTAGGCAGCTCCGTAATGATCCCGATCCAAAATGGCCGCCTGGCGCTGGGAACCTGGCAAGGGATTTATTTGTGCGAGCACCGGGACCGCGGTGGGGCGAGAGGGGTTGTGGTGACGGTTTGGGGGGTTTGA
- a CDS encoding alpha/beta hydrolase has product MQKQITFFHGGGSLEDYMADEKLVASLKKELGTGYSVHYPFLPNDGSPDLGRREQIGREISAGEDGVNLVAHSLGASMLLACLSETENAKKIGGIFLLATPFWQGEEDWVNAFKLKPDFARNINQNIPLYFYHCVDDEEVPFSQMRNYKEQLPWATFRELPRGGHQFDNDLTILASDIKSM; this is encoded by the coding sequence ATGCAAAAGCAAATCACATTCTTTCACGGTGGGGGATCGCTGGAAGATTATATGGCTGATGAAAAACTGGTGGCTTCACTGAAGAAGGAACTCGGGACCGGATACTCGGTTCATTACCCGTTTTTGCCAAATGACGGATCGCCGGACCTGGGTAGGCGCGAGCAGATCGGTCGCGAGATTTCTGCGGGCGAAGATGGTGTCAATTTGGTTGCCCATTCGCTGGGTGCTTCTATGTTGCTGGCCTGTTTGTCTGAAACCGAGAATGCCAAAAAAATCGGAGGCATTTTTCTTCTGGCAACGCCTTTCTGGCAAGGAGAGGAAGATTGGGTCAATGCTTTTAAATTAAAGCCGGATTTCGCAAGAAATATTAATCAGAACATTCCCTTGTACTTTTATCATTGTGTTGATGATGAGGAAGTTCCTTTCTCTCAAATGAGGAATTATAAAGAACAACTACCCTGGGCGACTTTCCGTGAACTCCCGCGCGGCGGTCATCAATTTGATAACGATCTTACAATACTTGCAAGCGATATTAAATCAATGTGA